Genomic DNA from Mesorhizobium sp. 131-2-1:
GCATTGCCGGCAGCCTGCTTTTGCGACACCAGGGCTTCGGCGTGATGACGCGGGTGCGGGCCGAGATGGATGCTGGGCGCGACCCGAGCAGCCAGCTGGCGCATGGCGCCATGATCGTGCTGGCGGCGATCCTTCTGATCATTCCCGGCTTCATCACCGACATCCTCGCCATCCTGCTGCTCCTGCCGCCGGTGCGCGAGCTCGCCTGGCGGATGCTGAAGAGCCGCATCGTGCTGGCCACCAGCTTCAGCGGCGGGTTCCAGGCGCGGTCGCGCGGCAAGACCATCGATCTCGACGACAGCGACTATTCGCGCGCCGACGACTACAAGCGCGGTCCAGATCACAATTCGCCCTGGCGGCGTCTCAAGGACGACTAGAGCGGATTCCTGTCGGATAAGCGTGGGACACTTTTCGGACTCCGTCTTGGCTCACAGTGTGATCCCGCGCCGAGGCGGCAAACCTTGTCTTGTCATGCCGACCATGGTAGCGAACGCCCGATTTCAATCCGGTCAGCAAGGCTGCCCAGGCAAAAGGACAAAGGCTCATGGCCAGCAACGACGACGCGCCGACCGGCGCCGCAAACGGCAACAGCAACGCGCAGCCGACGCTCAACGTGCTCGCCCAGTATGTGAAGGACCTGTCGTTCGAGAGCCCCGGCGCGCCGAATTCGCTGCGCGGCCGCGACAAGGCCCCCGGCATCGCCATCAACGTCAATGTCAACGCCAATCCGCTCTCGGACAAGCAGTTCGACGTCAACCTGACGCTGAACGCCAAGGCTTCCTTCGACCAGGAAGTGCTGTTCAACGTCGAGCTGGTCTATGGCGGCGTCTTCGCCATCAGCGGCTTCCCGCAGGAGCACATGCTGCCGATCCTGTTCATCGAATGCCCGCGGCTTCTGTTCCCCTTCGCCCGCCAGATCATCGCCGAGGCAACCCGCAACGGCGGCTTCCCGCCGCTGATGCTCGACCCGATCGATTTTGCGCAGATGTTCCAGCAGAAGCTGGCCGAGGACCAGGCGGCGTCCAAGGTCAAGGTGAGCTGAGGCGGTTAGCTTCGTGGCTTTTGAAGAACCCGGCCTTTGTGCCGGGTTTTTTGTTTAGAACGTCGGAGATTCGCGACGACATCCGTTCCGTCGTCATCCTAGGGCGGAGCAAGGAGCGAAGCGACGCGGCGCAGACCCTGGGATCCATGCCGTTTCATCAAAGCGTTGCAGCGTTCCAGAATTCTGCACCGTTGCATCCACGGCAAAGGTCACGGCATGGATCCTCGGGTCAAGCCCGAGGATGACGAAGTGACAGGCGCATCTGCAAATCGCTCAGGGTGGAGCAAGGAGTGGGCGTTCAGCCCGCAGCAGCCACTTTCAGCCACAGCGCCTTTTCGCCGAGCGTGCCCACCAGGCCGGCATGCGCCGCGCGCTCGGCCTCGGTCAGGCGCGGCGGCAGGGCGATCGGCCGCGCGCCGATGGAGATGTCGATATCGGCCACCTCGCCGGCGCCGTTGACCTGCGCCGCCACCGCATCGAGGATCAGCGCCGCCTGCTTGCCGCCGATCAGCTCGATATAGACCTCGGCCAGCAATTCGGAGTCGAGCAGCGCGCCGTGCTTGGTGCGGTGGGTGTTGTCGATGCCGTAGCGGCGGCAGAGCGCGTCCAGCGAATTCGGGCCCATCGGATGCTTGCGGCGCGCCAGCGCCAGCGTGTCGACGACGCGACCAACATCGATGGCGGGATGACCCAGCCGGCCGAATTCGAGATTGAGGAAGCCGATGTCGAAATTGGCGTTGTGGGCGATCAGCTTGGCGCCGTCGGTAAAGGCCAGCCATTCCTCGGCGATTTCCGAAAAGATCGGCTTGCCGACCAGGTCGGCGGCGCTGATACCGTGCACGGCCTGCGCCTCGGCGTGGACCGCGCGCCCCTGCGGGTTGATGAATTTGTGGAAGGTGCGGCCGGTCGGGAAGCGGTTGACCAGCTCGACGCCGCCGAGCTCGATGATGCGGTCTTCGCGCATGTCGAGGCCGGTGGTTTCCGTATCGAAGATGATCTCGCGCATCGAATCAGTCCGCTCTAAGCGAGCAGAATCATCGACCGGAACAAAATGGCAATGGGCAATGCTGACAGGGGGGCGTCAGGAGCCAGCCTGGCCGGACTTATCCCCGGAGAGTTCGGCGATGATGGCGCCGACCGCGGCGCGCGCGGCGTCAAAGCCCTGGCCGGTGTCGACGATGAAATCGGCCTGGCGGCGTTTCTCGGCATCGGGAACCTGCTTGGCGAGGATCGCGGCCAGCTTTTCCTCGTTCATGCCGGGGCGCGCCAGCACGCGCGCGCGCTGGACTTCGGCCGGGGCGGTGACGACAACGACCTTGTCGACGCGGTCGCGGCCGCCGGTCTCGAACAGCAGGGGAATGTCGAGCACAGCGATCGGCGTGCCGGCGGCGCGCTGCCTGGCAAGGAATGCGTCGGCGTCGGCGCGGACCAGCGGGTGGACGATCGCTTCCAGCTGCTTCAAGGCCGCGGCGTCGCCGAGCACGCGCGCGCCGAGCTTGGCGCGATCCACCACGCCTGAACTGGCAGTGCCGGGAAAAGTCGCCTCGACAAGGGGGGCCGCCTTGCCGGCATAGAGGCGGTGCACGGTCTCGTCGGAATCATGCACCGGCACGCCGGCGTCGGCGAACATCTTCGCCGTCGTCGATTTGCCCATGCCGATCGATCCGGTGAGGCCGAGCACGATCATACCGCTACGCCTCCTCAATGGGCTTCGATATCGGCAACGATTATCCGCCTGAGCTCGGCGGTGACCTCGGGCCGCTTGCCGAACCAGCGTTCGAAGCCGGGCACCGCCTGGTGCAGCAGCATGCCGAGCCCGTCGACCGCCCACAGGCCGCGCGCCCTGGCGGCGGCGAGCAGCGGTGTTTCCAGCGGGACGTAGACGATGTCGGTGACGATGGCATGGGCAGGCAAAGCGGCCGGATCGGCGGACAGGCCTTCATTGCCATGCATGCCGAGTGCCGTGGTGTTGACGAGCAGGCCGGCATCGGCGAGCAGCTCGCCGGTGGCATCCGCGCCATGCGCGGAGACGCCGGCGCCAAAGCGGCGACTGAGTTCCTCGGCCCGCGCCAGCGTGCGGTTGACGATACGGATGTCGCTGACGCCGCGCTCTTTCAGCGCGTGGATGACCGCGCGCGACGCACCACCGGCGCCAAGCACCACGGCGGGGCCATTCGAAGCCCAGCCCGGCGCGTAATCGTCGAGATTGGCGGCGAAGCCGTGGGCATCGGTGTTGCCGCCCCACAATTTGTCGTCCTCGAACCAGAGCGTGTTGACGGCGCCGATCGCTTCGGCCGCCTCGTCGCGGCGCTCGACCAGAGCGAAGGCAGCCTCCTTGTGCGGGATGGTGACATTGCCGCCCTGGAAGCCATTGTCCCAAAGCCCTTTCAAGAAGGCGGCGAAATCGGCCGGCGCGACATCGATCGCCTGGTAGGTCCCGTCGATGCCGTATTTGGCCAGCCAGTGGCCATGGATTTTCGGCGAGCGCGAATGCGCGATCGGGTGGCCGGTGACGAAGGCCTTCTTCTCAGCCATCGATCGCTCCCAGCGCGCGCAGCTCTTTCAGCACCGGCAACAGCGGCAGGCCGACGATGGTGAAATAATCGCCTTCGATCTTTTCGAACAGCTGGATGCCTTCGCCCTCGATCTGATAGGCGCCGACGCTCGCCAGCGCCTTGGCGCCGACGCGCGCCAGATGCCGGCC
This window encodes:
- the coaE gene encoding dephospho-CoA kinase (Dephospho-CoA kinase (CoaE) performs the final step in coenzyme A biosynthesis.); translation: MIVLGLTGSIGMGKSTTAKMFADAGVPVHDSDETVHRLYAGKAAPLVEATFPGTASSGVVDRAKLGARVLGDAAALKQLEAIVHPLVRADADAFLARQRAAGTPIAVLDIPLLFETGGRDRVDKVVVVTAPAEVQRARVLARPGMNEEKLAAILAKQVPDAEKRRQADFIVDTGQGFDAARAAVGAIIAELSGDKSGQAGS
- the dnaQ gene encoding DNA polymerase III subunit epsilon, with product MREIIFDTETTGLDMREDRIIELGGVELVNRFPTGRTFHKFINPQGRAVHAEAQAVHGISAADLVGKPIFSEIAEEWLAFTDGAKLIAHNANFDIGFLNLEFGRLGHPAIDVGRVVDTLALARRKHPMGPNSLDALCRRYGIDNTHRTKHGALLDSELLAEVYIELIGGKQAALILDAVAAQVNGAGEVADIDISIGARPIALPPRLTEAERAAHAGLVGTLGEKALWLKVAAAG
- the secB gene encoding protein-export chaperone SecB yields the protein MASNDDAPTGAANGNSNAQPTLNVLAQYVKDLSFESPGAPNSLRGRDKAPGIAINVNVNANPLSDKQFDVNLTLNAKASFDQEVLFNVELVYGGVFAISGFPQEHMLPILFIECPRLLFPFARQIIAEATRNGGFPPLMLDPIDFAQMFQQKLAEDQAASKVKVS
- a CDS encoding shikimate dehydrogenase, with translation MAEKKAFVTGHPIAHSRSPKIHGHWLAKYGIDGTYQAIDVAPADFAAFLKGLWDNGFQGGNVTIPHKEAAFALVERRDEAAEAIGAVNTLWFEDDKLWGGNTDAHGFAANLDDYAPGWASNGPAVVLGAGGASRAVIHALKERGVSDIRIVNRTLARAEELSRRFGAGVSAHGADATGELLADAGLLVNTTALGMHGNEGLSADPAALPAHAIVTDIVYVPLETPLLAAARARGLWAVDGLGMLLHQAVPGFERWFGKRPEVTAELRRIIVADIEAH
- a CDS encoding FxsA family protein — encoded protein: MRISLLPLFLLALPLLEIAGFVVVGRQVGALATVGLVLASSIAGSLLLRHQGFGVMTRVRAEMDAGRDPSSQLAHGAMIVLAAILLIIPGFITDILAILLLLPPVRELAWRMLKSRIVLATSFSGGFQARSRGKTIDLDDSDYSRADDYKRGPDHNSPWRRLKDD